From Streptomyces qinzhouensis, one genomic window encodes:
- a CDS encoding AAA family ATPase has translation MSAPTPETVTTSDGARASLEALRTEIAKAVVGQDPAVTGLVVALLCRGHVLLEGVPGVAKTLLVRALAASLELETKRVQFTPDLMPGDITGSLVHDARTAEFSFQPGPVFTHLLLADEINRTPPKTQSALLEAMEERQVTIDGTPRPLPDPFLVAATQNPVEYEGTYPLPEAQLDRFLLKLTVPLPSREDEINVLTRHADGFNPRDLRAAGVRPVAGPADLEAARSAVAETSVSPEITGYVVDICRATRESPSLALGVSPRGATALLSTARAWAWLTGRDYVIPDDVKALALPTLRHRIQLRPEAEMEGVTADSVITAILSHVPVPR, from the coding sequence ATGAGCGCCCCCACCCCCGAGACCGTCACAACCTCGGACGGCGCCCGCGCCTCTCTGGAGGCACTCCGCACTGAGATCGCCAAGGCAGTGGTCGGTCAGGACCCCGCCGTCACCGGGCTCGTCGTGGCCCTGCTCTGCCGGGGCCATGTCCTTCTGGAAGGGGTGCCCGGCGTCGCGAAGACTCTGCTTGTCCGTGCCCTCGCCGCGTCTCTCGAACTGGAGACCAAACGCGTCCAGTTCACCCCCGATCTCATGCCGGGTGACATCACCGGCTCGCTGGTGCACGACGCCCGGACCGCCGAGTTCTCCTTCCAGCCGGGCCCCGTCTTCACACATCTTCTTCTGGCCGACGAGATCAACCGGACACCACCCAAGACACAGTCCGCTCTCCTCGAAGCGATGGAGGAACGCCAAGTCACGATCGACGGCACCCCTCGCCCGCTCCCCGATCCGTTCCTGGTCGCGGCGACCCAGAACCCCGTGGAGTACGAGGGCACCTATCCCCTGCCCGAGGCTCAGTTGGACCGCTTTCTCCTGAAGCTGACGGTCCCGCTGCCCTCACGTGAGGACGAGATCAACGTCCTCACCCGTCATGCCGACGGTTTCAACCCCCGCGATCTCCGGGCCGCGGGCGTCCGGCCCGTCGCCGGACCCGCCGATCTGGAAGCGGCCAGGTCCGCCGTCGCCGAAACTTCGGTTTCTCCCGAGATCACCGGCTATGTCGTCGATATCTGTCGTGCCACGCGTGAATCCCCCTCACTTGCTCTCGGAGTTTCTCCCCGAGGTGCCACGGCGCTGCTCTCAACTGCCCGCGCCTGGGCCTGGCTGACCGGCCGTGACTACGTCATCCCCGATGATGTGAAGGCCCTGGCCCTGCCGACGCTGCGGC
- a CDS encoding DUF7544 domain-containing protein — MNDTPGWVPPGSASSDSSERQGAQVPGPTQPADQAGTGAKWSSEQPPAGQWSAPSAPGPRVGGQVPPPGPGWGGYPQGGWGRPPEAKPGVIPLRPLGVGEILDGAVSTLRAHWRTVLGITLTVSVIAEIGNVLIARYMLPDPAELDPAADSEEALRQTVDLFQGMLASLVPIMLIALLATLFTTALLTVVISRSVLGRPVTPAEAWREARPRLPQLLALTVLVPLAAVGLVAVSIVPGVLVGGAAGTALVVMGVFASVPVAVWLVIRFALAPPALMLEGQGVIGALRRSAKLVSGSWWRTFGIVLLTAVLTSIVQMIVAMPFGIAAIVVDSDGLSDFFAAESTGFGWSYLIISGIGAVIASTITFPISAGVNVLLYIDQRIRREALDIELGRAAGLPGYATEPPGGTPGSG; from the coding sequence GTGAACGACACTCCGGGCTGGGTTCCGCCCGGATCCGCTTCTTCCGATTCTTCCGAGAGGCAGGGCGCCCAGGTGCCCGGCCCCACGCAACCCGCCGACCAGGCCGGGACCGGTGCGAAGTGGTCCAGCGAGCAGCCGCCCGCCGGCCAGTGGTCCGCGCCGTCCGCCCCGGGCCCGCGCGTCGGCGGCCAGGTGCCGCCGCCCGGCCCCGGCTGGGGCGGTTATCCCCAAGGCGGCTGGGGCCGCCCCCCGGAGGCCAAGCCCGGTGTGATCCCGCTGCGTCCGCTCGGTGTCGGCGAGATCCTCGACGGTGCCGTGTCGACCCTGCGCGCCCACTGGCGCACGGTCCTCGGGATCACCCTCACCGTCTCGGTGATCGCCGAGATCGGCAATGTCCTCATCGCCCGCTATATGCTGCCCGACCCGGCGGAGCTCGACCCCGCAGCGGACTCCGAAGAGGCCCTTCGCCAGACCGTCGACCTGTTCCAGGGGATGCTGGCATCGCTGGTCCCGATCATGCTGATCGCCCTGCTGGCCACTCTGTTCACCACCGCCCTGCTGACCGTGGTCATCAGCCGCTCGGTGCTCGGCCGCCCGGTGACGCCCGCCGAGGCCTGGCGGGAGGCCCGTCCCCGGCTTCCGCAGCTTCTGGCCCTGACCGTCCTGGTGCCGCTGGCGGCCGTCGGGCTCGTGGCCGTGAGCATCGTGCCGGGTGTTCTCGTAGGTGGCGCGGCGGGCACGGCCCTTGTCGTCATGGGCGTGTTCGCTTCGGTGCCTGTGGCCGTCTGGCTGGTGATCCGGTTCGCTCTCGCGCCGCCCGCGCTGATGCTGGAGGGCCAGGGCGTCATCGGTGCCCTGCGCCGCTCCGCCAAGCTGGTCTCGGGTTCCTGGTGGCGGACCTTCGGCATCGTGCTGCTGACGGCCGTGCTCACTTCGATCGTCCAGATGATCGTCGCGATGCCATTCGGTATCGCCGCCATCGTCGTCGACAGCGACGGCCTCAGCGACTTCTTCGCCGCGGAGAGCACCGGTTTCGGCTGGTCCTACCTGATCATCTCCGGCATCGGTGCCGTGATCGCCTCTACCATCACCTTCCCGATCTCCGCGGGCGTCAACGTCCTGCTCTACATCGACCAGCGAATCCGCCGCGAGGCCCTCGACATCGAACTGGGCCGCGCCGCCGGTCTCCCCGGCTACGCCACCGAGCCTCCCGGCGGCACCCCCGGGAGCGGATGA
- a CDS encoding DUF4129 domain-containing protein has translation MLFTGGLPSARPSVRADGHIPVDISRDPAREAAERELTRPMYHENDPNLLQRAGDRFWEWVEDILGTAAAIAPGGAIGLVAVILIVAGLIGTLWWRLGIPQRLPTTSAPLFEASPRSAAQHRTAAESHAAAHRWNEAVQERMRAVVRSLEERALLDPRPGRTADEAAEEGSRSLPAHSAALRSAARDFDDVTYGGRTAGHQAYQRLRELDLSLERARPRPADAIPGGGA, from the coding sequence GTGCTCTTCACGGGGGGACTGCCGTCGGCGCGCCCATCGGTGCGCGCCGACGGCCACATACCGGTGGACATCTCCCGGGATCCCGCCCGTGAGGCGGCGGAGCGCGAACTCACCAGGCCGATGTACCACGAGAACGACCCCAACCTTCTGCAACGGGCCGGGGACCGTTTCTGGGAGTGGGTCGAGGACATCCTCGGCACGGCTGCGGCAATCGCGCCGGGCGGTGCGATCGGCCTCGTGGCCGTCATCCTGATCGTGGCCGGGCTCATCGGCACCCTGTGGTGGCGCCTGGGCATCCCCCAACGCCTCCCCACCACTTCGGCCCCCCTCTTTGAGGCTTCCCCCCGCAGCGCCGCCCAGCACCGCACGGCGGCCGAGTCCCATGCCGCTGCCCATCGCTGGAACGAGGCGGTCCAGGAACGGATGCGGGCTGTCGTCCGCTCCCTGGAGGAACGTGCGCTCCTCGACCCCCGCCCCGGCCGGACCGCCGACGAGGCCGCCGAAGAAGGAAGCCGCTCGCTGCCCGCCCACTCCGCCGCACTGCGCTCCGCGGCCCGGGATTTCGACGATGTGACATACGGCGGCCGCACCGCGGGCCACCAGGCATACCAGCGCCTGCGCGAACTCGACCTGAGTCTGGAACGCGCCAGGCCCCGGCCGGCCGACGCGATACCGGGAGGCGGCGCATGA
- a CDS encoding DUF4350 domain-containing protein, producing MTAVADGTSLSPTGHQIWRRARGLLLALLLVVVAGVVIAALRSGDRHGALDPRSADRLGSRAVAELLNDRGIPTRVVTTLAEATAATGADTTLLVTNPDLLTPVQQRSLRAAMEASSGRTILLSPGPSSLTVLAPGTRSAGTGPAGTVDPECSLPAARNAGSAELGGEQYLTDVSAADTCYPDPVNGLPTLVRTDTGDGDTVLLGSARILHNERLAEHGNAALALQLLGSRPHLVWYLPSVSDGSAAPGEGDKSFVELIPSGWLWGALQLFVAAAAAAVWRSRRLGPLVTERLPVAIRASETTEGRARLYHRAGTRDHAAAALRAATRARIAPLLGVPPSSAHRPDILLPAVAHRLPAGERDLTDLLFGLPPADDTALVHLADHLDALEREVRTS from the coding sequence ATGACCGCGGTCGCCGACGGCACTTCCCTGTCCCCGACAGGACATCAGATATGGCGCCGGGCCCGGGGACTCCTGCTCGCGCTGCTCCTCGTGGTCGTCGCGGGAGTCGTCATCGCCGCTCTGCGCTCGGGAGACCGGCACGGCGCCCTCGACCCACGGTCCGCGGACCGCCTCGGCAGCCGGGCCGTCGCCGAACTGCTCAACGACCGGGGAATCCCCACCCGGGTGGTGACCACTCTCGCCGAAGCGACCGCGGCGACCGGCGCCGACACCACACTGCTCGTGACCAACCCCGATCTTCTGACGCCCGTACAACAGCGTTCGCTGCGCGCCGCGATGGAAGCCTCGAGCGGCCGTACGATCCTTCTCTCCCCCGGTCCGTCGTCCCTCACCGTCCTGGCCCCCGGCACCCGCTCCGCCGGGACCGGACCGGCCGGCACGGTCGACCCCGAGTGCTCCCTTCCCGCGGCACGGAACGCGGGCAGTGCCGAACTCGGCGGCGAGCAGTACCTCACCGACGTCTCCGCGGCCGACACCTGCTACCCCGACCCCGTCAACGGTCTGCCCACTCTCGTCAGGACGGACACGGGCGACGGCGACACCGTCCTGCTCGGCTCTGCCCGCATCCTCCACAACGAGCGTCTCGCCGAGCACGGCAACGCCGCCCTCGCTCTGCAACTCCTCGGCTCCCGACCTCATCTGGTCTGGTACCTCCCCTCCGTCAGCGATGGTTCCGCCGCCCCCGGCGAGGGCGACAAGAGCTTCGTCGAGCTGATCCCCTCCGGCTGGCTCTGGGGAGCACTCCAGCTCTTCGTCGCGGCGGCGGCCGCCGCAGTCTGGCGCAGCAGGCGCCTCGGCCCACTCGTCACCGAACGGCTCCCGGTCGCCATCCGTGCCTCCGAGACCACCGAGGGGCGCGCCCGCCTCTACCACCGGGCCGGAACCCGCGATCACGCAGCCGCCGCCCTGCGGGCCGCCACCCGTGCCCGTATCGCCCCCCTCCTCGGCGTACCCCCCTCCTCGGCCCACCGTCCCGACATCCTGCTGCCCGCCGTCGCCCATCGCCTTCCGGCCGGCGAACGCGATCTCACGGACCTGCTGTTCGGCCTGCCTCCCGCCGACGACACAGCCCTCGTCCACCTGGCCGACCACCTCGACGCCCTCGAAAGAGAGGTACGCACCTCATGA